A section of the Halopiger aswanensis genome encodes:
- a CDS encoding ROK family protein, with the protein MVYYAGVDLGATNVRAAVAEDDGTTIGVSRSATPRGPTGIDVTEGVLRTLREACTDAGIDPDEIVSAGIGSIGPFDLAEGAVIDPANLPDSIDRIPLTGPIEKLIDSDEVYLHNDTAAGVIGERFHADRNPDDMVYITISSGIGAGVCCDGEILAGWDGNAGEVGHCIVDPRGRLTCGCGHDGHWEAYCSGNGIPDYVRLLAEDDPTISTDLPLDDPDFTAKDVFELAGEDELADYAIDQLAHWNAMGVANVVHSFAPIVVSFGGAVALNNEELVVKPIRERVSEMVMSNVPEIRVTDLGDDVVLEGALASAMTEGTGDRRRFQG; encoded by the coding sequence ATGGTCTACTACGCGGGCGTCGACCTCGGGGCGACGAACGTACGGGCGGCCGTCGCCGAGGACGACGGGACGACGATCGGCGTCAGCCGGAGCGCCACGCCGCGCGGCCCGACGGGCATCGACGTGACCGAGGGAGTCCTCCGGACGCTGCGGGAAGCCTGCACCGACGCCGGGATCGACCCGGACGAGATCGTCTCGGCGGGAATCGGCTCGATCGGCCCCTTCGACCTCGCCGAAGGGGCGGTGATCGATCCGGCCAACCTGCCCGACTCGATCGATCGCATTCCCCTGACCGGCCCCATCGAGAAACTGATCGACAGCGACGAGGTCTACCTCCACAACGACACCGCCGCGGGCGTCATCGGCGAACGGTTCCACGCCGACCGCAACCCCGACGACATGGTGTACATCACCATCTCCTCGGGGATCGGCGCCGGCGTCTGCTGCGACGGCGAGATTCTGGCCGGCTGGGACGGCAACGCCGGCGAGGTCGGCCACTGCATCGTCGACCCGCGCGGGCGGCTCACCTGCGGCTGCGGCCACGACGGCCACTGGGAGGCGTACTGTTCCGGGAACGGGATCCCGGACTACGTCCGACTGCTCGCCGAAGACGATCCGACGATTTCGACCGACCTGCCGCTCGACGACCCCGATTTTACCGCGAAAGACGTGTTCGAACTGGCCGGCGAGGACGAACTGGCCGACTACGCGATCGACCAACTGGCCCACTGGAACGCGATGGGCGTGGCGAACGTGGTCCACTCGTTCGCCCCGATCGTCGTCTCCTTCGGCGGCGCCGTCGCGCTCAACAACGAGGAGCTCGTCGTAAAACCGATCCGCGAGCGCGTCTCGGAGATGGTGATGAGCAACGTCCCCGAGATCCGCGTGACCGATCTCGGCGACGACGTCGTCCTCGAGGGCGCCCTCGCGAGCGCGATGACCGAGGGGACCGGCGACCGGCGACGGTTCCAGGGGTAA
- a CDS encoding dCTP deaminase/dUTPase family protein, producing the protein MSAENSNQNPLAEFVDNLVYEPVQVHEHGVDLTAGAVYEVAAPGRIDFGGDELEDADLEPVDTELRNPDDEYGWWTLEAGQYVVQLNEFLTDPEVPLLLQPRNELLARGGSHPSVRVDSHLPLLPLSVADGGLELKENARISTLVPLAPLGTDGGPGADVADATDRIE; encoded by the coding sequence ATGTCCGCCGAAAACTCGAACCAGAATCCGCTCGCCGAGTTCGTCGATAACCTGGTGTACGAGCCGGTACAGGTCCACGAGCACGGCGTCGACCTGACGGCCGGCGCCGTCTACGAGGTCGCCGCGCCGGGTCGAATCGACTTCGGCGGCGACGAACTCGAGGACGCCGACCTCGAGCCCGTCGACACCGAACTCCGGAATCCCGACGACGAGTACGGCTGGTGGACCCTCGAGGCCGGCCAGTACGTCGTCCAGCTCAACGAGTTCCTGACGGATCCGGAGGTGCCGCTGTTGCTCCAGCCCCGAAACGAGTTGCTGGCCCGCGGCGGCTCCCATCCCTCGGTACGGGTGGACTCGCATCTCCCGCTGCTCCCGCTGTCGGTCGCCGACGGCGGCCTCGAGTTGAAGGAGAACGCGCGGATTTCGACGCTGGTGCCGCTCGCTCCGCTCGGGACTGATGGCGGCCCCGGCGCGGACGTCGCGGACGCGACGGACCGTATCGAGTAA
- a CDS encoding O-methyltransferase, whose protein sequence is MVDVLSDEIERFVRAAGPSPDETLAEMDDYARSQGFPHVGPEVGAVLRFLARASDAERIFEFGSGYGYSAYWFAEALPDDGEIVLTEVDEDELELARDYLSRGGYDDRVRYELGDALETIERYDGPFETVLIDHQKHRYPEAFEAVREKVPVGGVIVADNAITAGSIVFDDLLATLEGDESVDKGDLNESTRGIVDYLERVKSDPAFETIILPLGEGIAVSYRVE, encoded by the coding sequence ATGGTCGACGTACTCAGCGACGAGATCGAACGCTTCGTTCGCGCCGCCGGACCGAGTCCCGACGAGACGCTCGCCGAGATGGACGACTACGCCCGGTCGCAGGGCTTCCCGCACGTCGGACCCGAGGTCGGCGCCGTTCTCCGATTCCTCGCCCGCGCGAGCGACGCCGAACGGATCTTCGAGTTCGGCTCCGGCTACGGCTACTCCGCCTACTGGTTCGCCGAAGCCTTGCCCGACGACGGCGAGATCGTCCTCACCGAGGTCGACGAAGATGAACTCGAGCTGGCCCGCGACTACCTCTCCCGGGGCGGCTACGACGACCGCGTGCGGTACGAACTCGGCGACGCGCTCGAGACGATCGAGCGCTACGACGGCCCCTTCGAGACCGTGCTGATCGACCACCAGAAGCATCGCTATCCGGAGGCGTTCGAGGCCGTCCGCGAGAAGGTGCCCGTCGGCGGCGTCATCGTCGCGGATAACGCGATCACGGCGGGCTCGATCGTCTTTGACGACCTGCTCGCTACGCTCGAGGGTGACGAATCCGTCGACAAAGGTGACCTGAACGAATCGACGCGCGGCATCGTGGACTACCTCGAACGGGTCAAGTCTGATCCGGCGTTCGAGACGATCATCCTCCCGTTGGGGGAGGGCATCGCGGTGAGTTACCGCGTCGAGTAA